A section of the Eriocheir sinensis breed Jianghai 21 chromosome 40, ASM2467909v1, whole genome shotgun sequence genome encodes:
- the LOC127009361 gene encoding titin-like isoform X30 has translation MNLFVVGTILIWVGLGPIVDSTGGVAGLPGLPEDNPRCAALVEAAKAEYRRLYEAGLKDAPNLMDLILTSLGIASNDTFKTTERKVFNNTDETGHETGKKTVVEKTTETDVVPNGTVSKTSETTVDIDEDGKQSGEKSVTERETMTGQTPNNGTIAQTVDVKKVMDEAGNEIKEEVVVKKELIVQPPTNTTDANLIVPKVGADDKGNNETELKLGGSGKSDGLLKVERTEEIKEIMPGNITNEVLVKQKEEQLSPQESTKVTSVERKNVTEKDDGLQKVERTEEIKEIMPGNITNEVLVKQKEEQLSPQESTIVTSVERKNVTEKDDGLQKVERTEEIKEIMPGNITNEVLVKQKDEQLSPQESTKVTSVERKNVTEKGDGKDVEKETVIQKEVEKNVCDSDIKEVRNEKHLNETIEDLKHQVDDVKNKIKEEKAKAEETNATRSLFEPSAAPIIQEGKVVEKIVPAVTPAKIAEKISPTVTEGKVPVVTKEKVVEQAAPSVTEEIVSVSKEQEEVPVVAEEKVIEKIHPAMTEGKVPVVPQQEVVEKVAPSPTEEKVHVVTQERVIEQNAPQERVIEQNAPQERVIEQAAPQERVIEEVAPQERAIEQAVPQERAIEQAVPQERVIEQVAPQERVIEQAVPQERVIEQAVPQERVIEQAVPQERVIEEVAPQERAIEQAAPQERAIEQAVPQERAIEEAVPQERAIEQAAPTATEEIVTVSKEKEEVPVVVTEEKVPVVTNQTVVEKISPTVTEGKVPVVTKEKVVEQAAPSVTEEIVSVSKEQEEVPVVAEEKNVTEKIHPAMTEGKVPVVPQQEAVEKVAPSPTEEKVNVVTQERAIEQNAPQERAIEEVVPQERAIEQAAPTATEEIVTVSKEKEEVPVVVTEEKVPVVTNQTVVEKITPSVTEEKVVTQRKVVEKGAPSVNESVVSIPKREEGVVERIAPVV, from the exons ATGAACCTTTTCGTTGTCGGGACGATCCTCATCTGGGTGGGCTTGGGGCCCATTGTTGACAGTACCGGCGGTGTTGCGGGGCTCCCGGGGCTCCCGGAGGACAACCCGCGATGTGCCGCCCTGGTGGAGGCCGCAAAGGCCGAGTACCGGAGACTGTACGAGGCGGGACTGAAAGATGCACCAAATTTGATGGATCTGATACTGACAAGTTTGGGGATTGCTTCAAACGACACCTTTAAGACCACAGAAAGAAAAGTCTTCAATAATACCGATGAAACGGGACATGAAACCGGAAAAAAGACAGTCGTTGAGAAGACGACAGAGACTGACGTAGTACCCAACGGAACTGTATCAAAGACTTCCGAAACCACGGTCGACATAGATGAGGACGGTAAACAAAGTGGTGAAAAATCTGTGACCGAAAGAGAAACCATGACAGGACAGACTCCAAACAATGGGACCATAGCACAGACGGTGGACGTTAAGAAGGTAATGGACGAAGCGggtaatgaaataaaggaggaagttgtTGTTAAGAAGGAATTAATAGTACAACCTCCTACCAATACGACTGACGCAAATCTTATCGTTCCAAAAGTAGGGGCGGACGACAAAGGTAATAACGAAACCGAATTAAAACTTGGTGGCTCAGGAAAGAGCGATGGACTTCTGAAAGTAGAACGAactgaggaaataaaggagattatgcccggcaatataacgaatgaagttttagtaaaacagaaggaagaacaaCTTTCGCCACAGGAAAGCACCAAGGTGACatctgtggaaaggaagaatgttacagagaaggatgatggacttcagaaAGTTGAACGAactgaggaaataaaggagattatgcccggcaatataacgaatgaagttttagtaaaacagaaggaagaacaaCTTTCGCCACAGGAAAGCACTATTGTGACatctgtggaaaggaagaatgttacagaaaaggatgatggacttcagaaagtagaaagaacagaagaaataaaggagattatgcccggcaatataacgaatgaagttttAGTAAAGCAGAAGGACGAACAACTTTCTCCACAGGAAAGCACCAAGGTGACatctgtggaaaggaagaatgttacagaaaagggtgatggaaaagatgtcgagaaagaaactgtaattcaaaaagaagtcgaaaagaatgtgtgtgatagcgacatcaaagaggttcgtaacgaaaaacatcttaatgaaacaattgaagacttgaaacaccaagttgatgacgtgaaaaacaagattaaggaagaaaaagcaaaggctgAAGAAACAAATGCTACGCGTAGCCTATTCGAACCAAGTGCTGCCCCTATCATTCAAGAAGGTAAAGTCGTTGAAAAGATAGTCCCTGCTGTGACGCCGGCGAAGATTGCTGAAAAGATTTCCCCCACggtgacggaaggaaaagtccccgttgtgacaaaagagaaggttgttgagcaggctgccccttcggtgacagaggagatcgtaagtgtctctaaggagcaagaagaagtccctgttgtggCAGAagagaaggttattgaaaagattcaTCCTGCGatgacggaaggaaaagtcccggtagtccctcaacaggaggttgtCGAAAAAGTTGCCCCATCGCCGACAGAGGAAAAAGTTcatgttgtgacacaagaaagggttattgagcagaatgccccacaagaaagggttattgagcagaatgccccacaagaaagggttattgaacaggctgccccacaagaaagggttattgaagaggttgccccacaagaaagggctattgaacaggctgtcccacaagaaagggctattgaacaggctgtcccacaagaaagggttattgaacaggttgccccacaagaaagggttattgaacaggctgtcccacaagaaagggttattgaacaggctgtcccacaagaaagggttattgaacaggctgtcccacaagaaagggttattgaagag gttgccccacaagaaagggctattgaacaggctgccccacaagaaagggctattgaacaggctgtcccacaagaaagggctattgaagaG gctgtcccacaagaaagggctattgaacaggctgcccctacggcgacagaagagattgtcactgtttctaaagagaaagaagaagtccctgttgttgtaacagaggaaaaggttcccgttgtgacaaatcagacaGTTGTTGAAAAGATTTCCCCCACggtgacggaaggaaaagtccccgttgtgacaaaagagaaggttgttgagcaggctgccccttcggtgacagaggagatcgtaagtgtctctaaggagcaagaagaagtccctgttgtggCAGAAGAGAAGAACGTTACTGAAAAGATTCACCCTGCGatgacggaaggaaaagtcccggtagtccctcaacaggaggcTGTTGAAAAAGTTGCCCCATCGCCGACAGAGGAAAAAGTTaatgttgtgacacaagaaagggctattgagcagaatgccccacaagaaagggctattgaagaggttgtcccacaagaaagggctattgaacaggctgcccctacggcgacagaagagattgtcactgtttctaaagagaaagaagaagtccctgttgttgtaacagaggaaaaggttcccgttgtgacaaatcagacagttgttgaaaagattactccttccgtaacGGAAGAAAAAGTTGTCACTCAACGGAAGGTTGTTGAGAAGGGTGCCCCCTCTGTCAACGAAAGCGTAGTTTCCATtccaaagagggaggaaggagtagttGAAAGAATTGCTCCTGTTGTATAG
- the LOC127009361 gene encoding titin-like isoform X12 produces the protein MNLFVVGTILIWVGLGPIVDSTGGVAGLPGLPEDNPRCAALVEAAKAEYRRLYEAGLKDAPNLMDLILTSLGIASNDTFKTTERKVFNNTDETGHETGKKTVVEKTTETDVVPNGTVSKTSETTVDIDEDGKQSGEKSVTERETMTGQTPNNGTIAQTVDVKKVMDEAGNEIKEEVVVKKELIVQPPTNTTDANLIVPKVGADDKGNNETELKLGGSGKSDGLLKVERTEEIKEIMPGNITNEVLVKQKEEQLSPQESTKVTSVERKNVTEKDDGLQKVERTEEIKEIMPGNITNEVLVKQKEEQLSPQESTIVTSVERKNVTEKDDGLQKVERTEEIKEIMPGNITNEVLVKQKDEQLSPQESTKVTSVERKNVTEKGDGKDVEKETVIQKEVEKNVCDSDIKEVRNEKHLNETIEDLKHQVDDVKNKIKEEKAKAEETNATRSLFEPSAAPIIQEGKVVEKIVPAVTPAKIAEKISPTVTEGKVPVVTKEKVVEQAAPSVTEEIVSVSKEQEEVPVVAEEKVIEKIHPAMTEGKVPVVPQQEVVEKVAPSPTEEKVHVVTQERVIEQNAPQERVIEQNAPQERVIEQAAPQERVIEEVAPQERAIEQAVPQERAIEQAVPQERVIEQVAPQERVIEQAVPQERVIEQAVPQERVIEQAVPQERVIEEVAPQERAIEQAAPQERAIEQAVPQERAIEEVAPQERAIEQAAPQERAIEQAVPQERAIEEVAPQERAIEQAVPQERAIEQAAPTATEEIVTVSKEKEEVPVVVTEEKVPVVTNQTVVEKISPTVTEGKVPVVTKEKVVEQAAPSVTEEIVSVSKEQEEVPVVAEEKNVTEKIHPAMTEGKVPVVPQQEAVEKVAPSPTEEKVNVVTQERAIEQNAPQERAIEEVVPQERAIEQAAPTATEEIVTVSKEKEEVPVVVTEEKVPVVTNQTVVEKITPSVTEEKVVTQRKVVEKGAPSVNESVVSIPKREEGVVERIAPVV, from the exons ATGAACCTTTTCGTTGTCGGGACGATCCTCATCTGGGTGGGCTTGGGGCCCATTGTTGACAGTACCGGCGGTGTTGCGGGGCTCCCGGGGCTCCCGGAGGACAACCCGCGATGTGCCGCCCTGGTGGAGGCCGCAAAGGCCGAGTACCGGAGACTGTACGAGGCGGGACTGAAAGATGCACCAAATTTGATGGATCTGATACTGACAAGTTTGGGGATTGCTTCAAACGACACCTTTAAGACCACAGAAAGAAAAGTCTTCAATAATACCGATGAAACGGGACATGAAACCGGAAAAAAGACAGTCGTTGAGAAGACGACAGAGACTGACGTAGTACCCAACGGAACTGTATCAAAGACTTCCGAAACCACGGTCGACATAGATGAGGACGGTAAACAAAGTGGTGAAAAATCTGTGACCGAAAGAGAAACCATGACAGGACAGACTCCAAACAATGGGACCATAGCACAGACGGTGGACGTTAAGAAGGTAATGGACGAAGCGggtaatgaaataaaggaggaagttgtTGTTAAGAAGGAATTAATAGTACAACCTCCTACCAATACGACTGACGCAAATCTTATCGTTCCAAAAGTAGGGGCGGACGACAAAGGTAATAACGAAACCGAATTAAAACTTGGTGGCTCAGGAAAGAGCGATGGACTTCTGAAAGTAGAACGAactgaggaaataaaggagattatgcccggcaatataacgaatgaagttttagtaaaacagaaggaagaacaaCTTTCGCCACAGGAAAGCACCAAGGTGACatctgtggaaaggaagaatgttacagagaaggatgatggacttcagaaAGTTGAACGAactgaggaaataaaggagattatgcccggcaatataacgaatgaagttttagtaaaacagaaggaagaacaaCTTTCGCCACAGGAAAGCACTATTGTGACatctgtggaaaggaagaatgttacagaaaaggatgatggacttcagaaagtagaaagaacagaagaaataaaggagattatgcccggcaatataacgaatgaagttttAGTAAAGCAGAAGGACGAACAACTTTCTCCACAGGAAAGCACCAAGGTGACatctgtggaaaggaagaatgttacagaaaagggtgatggaaaagatgtcgagaaagaaactgtaattcaaaaagaagtcgaaaagaatgtgtgtgatagcgacatcaaagaggttcgtaacgaaaaacatcttaatgaaacaattgaagacttgaaacaccaagttgatgacgtgaaaaacaagattaaggaagaaaaagcaaaggctgAAGAAACAAATGCTACGCGTAGCCTATTCGAACCAAGTGCTGCCCCTATCATTCAAGAAGGTAAAGTCGTTGAAAAGATAGTCCCTGCTGTGACGCCGGCGAAGATTGCTGAAAAGATTTCCCCCACggtgacggaaggaaaagtccccgttgtgacaaaagagaaggttgttgagcaggctgccccttcggtgacagaggagatcgtaagtgtctctaaggagcaagaagaagtccctgttgtggCAGAagagaaggttattgaaaagattcaTCCTGCGatgacggaaggaaaagtcccggtagtccctcaacaggaggttgtCGAAAAAGTTGCCCCATCGCCGACAGAGGAAAAAGTTcatgttgtgacacaagaaagggttattgagcagaatgccccacaagaaagggttattgagcagaatgccccacaagaaagggttattgaacaggctgccccacaagaaagggttattgaagaggttgccccacaagaaagggctattgaacaggctgtcccacaagaaagggctattgaacaggctgtcccacaagaaagggttattgaacaggttgccccacaagaaagggttattgaacaggctgtcccacaagaaagggttattgaacaggctgtcccacaagaaagggttattgaacaggctgtcccacaagaaagggttattgaagag gttgccccacaagaaagggctattgaacaggctgccccacaagaaagggctattgaacaggctgtcccacaagaaagggctattgaagaGGTTGctccacaagaaagggctattgaacaggctgccccacaagaaagggctattgaacaggctgtcccacaagaaagggctattgaagaggttgccccacaagaaagggctattgaacaggctgtcccacaagaaagggctattgaacaggctgcccctacggcgacagaagagattgtcactgtttctaaagagaaagaagaagtccctgttgttgtaacagaggaaaaggttcccgttgtgacaaatcagacaGTTGTTGAAAAGATTTCCCCCACggtgacggaaggaaaagtccccgttgtgacaaaagagaaggttgttgagcaggctgccccttcggtgacagaggagatcgtaagtgtctctaaggagcaagaagaagtccctgttgtggCAGAAGAGAAGAACGTTACTGAAAAGATTCACCCTGCGatgacggaaggaaaagtcccggtagtccctcaacaggaggcTGTTGAAAAAGTTGCCCCATCGCCGACAGAGGAAAAAGTTaatgttgtgacacaagaaagggctattgagcagaatgccccacaagaaagggctattgaagaggttgtcccacaagaaagggctattgaacaggctgcccctacggcgacagaagagattgtcactgtttctaaagagaaagaagaagtccctgttgttgtaacagaggaaaaggttcccgttgtgacaaatcagacagttgttgaaaagattactccttccgtaacGGAAGAAAAAGTTGTCACTCAACGGAAGGTTGTTGAGAAGGGTGCCCCCTCTGTCAACGAAAGCGTAGTTTCCATtccaaagagggaggaaggagtagttGAAAGAATTGCTCCTGTTGTATAG
- the LOC127009361 gene encoding titin-like isoform X26, with protein sequence MNLFVVGTILIWVGLGPIVDSTGGVAGLPGLPEDNPRCAALVEAAKAEYRRLYEAGLKDAPNLMDLILTSLGIASNDTFKTTERKVFNNTDETGHETGKKTVVEKTTETDVVPNGTVSKTSETTVDIDEDGKQSGEKSVTERETMTGQTPNNGTIAQTVDVKKVMDEAGNEIKEEVVVKKELIVQPPTNTTDANLIVPKVGADDKGNNETELKLGGSGKSDGLLKVERTEEIKEIMPGNITNEVLVKQKEEQLSPQESTKVTSVERKNVTEKDDGLQKVERTEEIKEIMPGNITNEVLVKQKEEQLSPQESTIVTSVERKNVTEKDDGLQKVERTEEIKEIMPGNITNEVLVKQKDEQLSPQESTKVTSVERKNVTEKGDGKDVEKETVIQKEVEKNVCDSDIKEVRNEKHLNETIEDLKHQVDDVKNKIKEEKAKAEETNATRSLFEPSAAPIIQEGKVVEKIVPAVTPAKIAEKISPTVTEGKVPVVTKEKVVEQAAPSVTEEIVSVSKEQEEVPVVAEEKVIEKIHPAMTEGKVPVVPQQEVVEKVAPSPTEEKVHVVTQERVIEQNAPQERVIEQNAPQERVIEQAAPQERVIEEVAPQERAIEQAVPQERAIEQAVPQERVIEQVAPQERVIEQAVPQERVIEQAVPQERVIEQAVPQERVIEEAAPQERAIEQAVPQERVIEQAVPQERAIEEVAPQERAIEQAVPQERAIEQAAPTATEEIVTVSKEKEEVPVVVTEEKVPVVTNQTVVEKISPTVTEGKVPVVTKEKVVEQAAPSVTEEIVSVSKEQEEVPVVAEEKNVTEKIHPAMTEGKVPVVPQQEAVEKVAPSPTEEKVNVVTQERAIEQNAPQERAIEEVVPQERAIEQAAPTATEEIVTVSKEKEEVPVVVTEEKVPVVTNQTVVEKITPSVTEEKVVTQRKVVEKGAPSVNESVVSIPKREEGVVERIAPVV encoded by the exons ATGAACCTTTTCGTTGTCGGGACGATCCTCATCTGGGTGGGCTTGGGGCCCATTGTTGACAGTACCGGCGGTGTTGCGGGGCTCCCGGGGCTCCCGGAGGACAACCCGCGATGTGCCGCCCTGGTGGAGGCCGCAAAGGCCGAGTACCGGAGACTGTACGAGGCGGGACTGAAAGATGCACCAAATTTGATGGATCTGATACTGACAAGTTTGGGGATTGCTTCAAACGACACCTTTAAGACCACAGAAAGAAAAGTCTTCAATAATACCGATGAAACGGGACATGAAACCGGAAAAAAGACAGTCGTTGAGAAGACGACAGAGACTGACGTAGTACCCAACGGAACTGTATCAAAGACTTCCGAAACCACGGTCGACATAGATGAGGACGGTAAACAAAGTGGTGAAAAATCTGTGACCGAAAGAGAAACCATGACAGGACAGACTCCAAACAATGGGACCATAGCACAGACGGTGGACGTTAAGAAGGTAATGGACGAAGCGggtaatgaaataaaggaggaagttgtTGTTAAGAAGGAATTAATAGTACAACCTCCTACCAATACGACTGACGCAAATCTTATCGTTCCAAAAGTAGGGGCGGACGACAAAGGTAATAACGAAACCGAATTAAAACTTGGTGGCTCAGGAAAGAGCGATGGACTTCTGAAAGTAGAACGAactgaggaaataaaggagattatgcccggcaatataacgaatgaagttttagtaaaacagaaggaagaacaaCTTTCGCCACAGGAAAGCACCAAGGTGACatctgtggaaaggaagaatgttacagagaaggatgatggacttcagaaAGTTGAACGAactgaggaaataaaggagattatgcccggcaatataacgaatgaagttttagtaaaacagaaggaagaacaaCTTTCGCCACAGGAAAGCACTATTGTGACatctgtggaaaggaagaatgttacagaaaaggatgatggacttcagaaagtagaaagaacagaagaaataaaggagattatgcccggcaatataacgaatgaagttttAGTAAAGCAGAAGGACGAACAACTTTCTCCACAGGAAAGCACCAAGGTGACatctgtggaaaggaagaatgttacagaaaagggtgatggaaaagatgtcgagaaagaaactgtaattcaaaaagaagtcgaaaagaatgtgtgtgatagcgacatcaaagaggttcgtaacgaaaaacatcttaatgaaacaattgaagacttgaaacaccaagttgatgacgtgaaaaacaagattaaggaagaaaaagcaaaggctgAAGAAACAAATGCTACGCGTAGCCTATTCGAACCAAGTGCTGCCCCTATCATTCAAGAAGGTAAAGTCGTTGAAAAGATAGTCCCTGCTGTGACGCCGGCGAAGATTGCTGAAAAGATTTCCCCCACggtgacggaaggaaaagtccccgttgtgacaaaagagaaggttgttgagcaggctgccccttcggtgacagaggagatcgtaagtgtctctaaggagcaagaagaagtccctgttgtggCAGAagagaaggttattgaaaagattcaTCCTGCGatgacggaaggaaaagtcccggtagtccctcaacaggaggttgtCGAAAAAGTTGCCCCATCGCCGACAGAGGAAAAAGTTcatgttgtgacacaagaaagggttattgagcagaatgccccacaagaaagggttattgagcagaatgccccacaagaaagggttattgaacaggctgccccacaagaaagggttattgaagaggttgccccacaagaaagggctattgaacaggctgtcccacaagaaagggctattgaacaggctgtcccacaagaaagggttattgaacaggttgccccacaagaaagggttattgaacaggctgtcccacaagaaagggttattgaacaggctgtcccacaagaaagggttattgaacaggctgtcccacaagaaagggttattgaagag gctgccccacaagaaagggctattgaacaggctgtcccacaagaaagggttattgaacag gctgtcccacaagaaagggctattgaagaggttgccccacaagaaagggctattgaacaggctgtcccacaagaaagggctattgaacaggctgcccctacggcgacagaagagattgtcactgtttctaaagagaaagaagaagtccctgttgttgtaacagaggaaaaggttcccgttgtgacaaatcagacaGTTGTTGAAAAGATTTCCCCCACggtgacggaaggaaaagtccccgttgtgacaaaagagaaggttgttgagcaggctgccccttcggtgacagaggagatcgtaagtgtctctaaggagcaagaagaagtccctgttgtggCAGAAGAGAAGAACGTTACTGAAAAGATTCACCCTGCGatgacggaaggaaaagtcccggtagtccctcaacaggaggcTGTTGAAAAAGTTGCCCCATCGCCGACAGAGGAAAAAGTTaatgttgtgacacaagaaagggctattgagcagaatgccccacaagaaagggctattgaagaggttgtcccacaagaaagggctattgaacaggctgcccctacggcgacagaagagattgtcactgtttctaaagagaaagaagaagtccctgttgttgtaacagaggaaaaggttcccgttgtgacaaatcagacagttgttgaaaagattactccttccgtaacGGAAGAAAAAGTTGTCACTCAACGGAAGGTTGTTGAGAAGGGTGCCCCCTCTGTCAACGAAAGCGTAGTTTCCATtccaaagagggaggaaggagtagttGAAAGAATTGCTCCTGTTGTATAG